In Alteracholeplasma palmae J233, a single genomic region encodes these proteins:
- a CDS encoding aminoglycoside N(3)-acetyltransferase yields the protein MILNEMIKNTSEPQTIDTLVESLKKLGLYQGDTVIVHASLSKIGYVIGGIETLFKAILKVVGALGTIIVPTQTMDNSDPKNWQNPAVPESWHDKIRELIPAYDKKTTPTRSMGKFAEYIRNYPGTERSSHPQVSFAAFGFHAKKIVKTHVLTPKFGMQTPLGALYNLDDVKILMIGTDATTNTSLHLAEALSTKYKVKETSGCAMNIDNKRQWVTYEDKAYDSDQFVEIETEFLKKHKVNTITLGLAETKLYQFKKIVDFAVGYLDK from the coding sequence ATGATATTAAATGAAATGATTAAAAATACAAGTGAACCTCAAACAATTGACACGCTTGTTGAATCTTTAAAAAAACTAGGACTTTATCAAGGTGACACTGTTATCGTACATGCCTCATTATCAAAAATTGGATATGTTATAGGCGGTATAGAAACTTTATTTAAAGCAATCTTAAAAGTAGTAGGTGCTTTAGGGACAATCATAGTACCTACACAAACAATGGATAATTCAGATCCTAAAAATTGGCAAAATCCAGCTGTCCCTGAATCTTGGCATGATAAAATAAGAGAATTAATTCCAGCATATGATAAAAAGACTACTCCTACTAGAAGTATGGGGAAATTTGCAGAATATATTAGAAATTACCCTGGTACTGAAAGATCAAGCCATCCTCAAGTTTCATTTGCAGCTTTTGGATTTCATGCAAAGAAAATAGTAAAGACACACGTTTTAACTCCAAAATTTGGTATGCAAACACCTCTTGGAGCCCTTTATAACTTAGATGATGTTAAAATACTCATGATAGGAACAGATGCTACTACAAATACATCATTACACTTAGCAGAAGCTCTTTCAACTAAATATAAAGTTAAAGAAACTTCAGGATGTGCTATGAACATAGACAATAAAAGACAATGGGTTACATACGAAGATAAAGCATATGATAGCGATCAATTTGTAGAAATTGAGACTGAATTTTTAAAAAAACATAAAGTAAATACTATCACGCTTGGCTTAGCTGAGACAAAGCTATATCAATTTAAAAAAATAGTTGATTTTGCAGTAGGCTATTTAGATAAATAA